The Verrucomicrobiia bacterium genome includes a window with the following:
- a CDS encoding NAD(P)-dependent oxidoreductase, with protein MKILLTGATGFIGSNFARAAIARGHQIAGLITPGRAIPADLDANKNFTWLRGTLDDAPWRDIASFHADTCVHSAWITTPGVYLESPENFRFLESSLDFLRRARECNIRHVVGIGTCIEYKISHKKLSEDTTPLAPATTYARCKNDLRIALEAEAAANNDSLCWARVFYPYGPGEHPSRLCSSIIHKLSHKEKIVLKTPGSTKDYIYIDDLATALLAVVEKKLHGPINLGTGIGISVREIARGIAELLDKPALVEELGPPEMDPLGYVVADASKLHALGWRPAFGLERGLKALVLARK; from the coding sequence GTGAAAATTCTGCTCACTGGCGCCACGGGATTCATTGGCTCGAATTTTGCGCGAGCGGCGATTGCGCGCGGGCATCAAATCGCGGGGCTGATCACGCCGGGCCGCGCGATTCCCGCGGACCTGGATGCGAATAAAAACTTTACCTGGTTGCGCGGAACTTTGGACGATGCGCCGTGGCGGGACATCGCGAGTTTTCACGCGGATACCTGCGTTCACTCGGCGTGGATAACGACACCAGGCGTTTACTTGGAGTCGCCGGAAAACTTTCGTTTTCTCGAAAGCAGCTTGGATTTTCTCCGGCGCGCCCGCGAATGCAACATCCGGCACGTTGTCGGTATTGGAACCTGCATCGAATACAAAATCAGTCACAAAAAGCTTTCCGAAGATACTACGCCGCTCGCGCCCGCGACGACTTATGCCCGCTGCAAAAATGATTTGCGAATCGCGCTCGAAGCCGAGGCCGCCGCGAACAATGATTCGCTCTGCTGGGCGCGGGTATTTTATCCTTACGGTCCGGGCGAACATCCATCGCGCCTGTGCAGCTCCATCATCCACAAACTTTCGCATAAGGAAAAAATCGTCCTTAAAACGCCCGGCAGCACCAAGGATTACATCTACATAGACGATCTCGCGACGGCGTTACTGGCGGTCGTCGAAAAGAAGCTCCACGGGCCGATCAATCTTGGAACTGGCATCGGCATCAGCGTGCGCGAAATCGCCCGAGGCATCGCCGAGTTGCTCGATAAGCCCGCGCTGGTCGAAGAACTCGGTCCGCCGGAGATGGATCCACTCGGCTATGTGGTGGCGGATGCGAGCAAGCTGCACGCGCTTGGGTGGCGTCCGGCGTTTGGGTTGGAACGGGGACTTAAAGCACTCGTGTTAGCGCGAAAGTGA